A single Rhinolophus ferrumequinum isolate MPI-CBG mRhiFer1 chromosome 20, mRhiFer1_v1.p, whole genome shotgun sequence DNA region contains:
- the FAM221A gene encoding protein FAM221A isoform X4, whose translation MERLTLPPGGAAAVDEYLEYRRIVGEDDGGKLFTPEEYEEYKRKVLPMRLQNRLFVSWQSPTGMDCKLVGPETLCFCTHRYKQHQTDFETVPQQRPIRLPCRVTGCQCRAYLFVPLNGAQPIRCRCKHFADQHSAAPGFMCNACSKCSGFHSCFTCACGQPAYAHDTVVETKQERLAQGKPVGRDVPYAAMGGLTGFSSLAEGYMRLDDSGIGAPSAEFLDSPVTATDHPFLKAFQASSSSSPETLTDGTSSQVSSLKRPEEDDMSFFERRYQERIKKEKAAKRKGKAPLPPNTKPS comes from the exons ATGGAGCGGCTGACGTTACCTCCCGGCGGCGCGGCGGCTGTGGACGAGTACCTGGAGTACCGGAG AATTGTAGGTGAGGACGATGGAGGGAAACTTTTTACTCCTGAAGAATatgaagaatacaaaagaaaagttttaccTATGCGCTTACAGAACAGATTATTCGTCAGCTGGCAATCACCAACTGGAATGGATTGTAAACTTGTGGGTCCAGAGACACTGTGTTTTTGTACACATAG GTATAAGCAACATCAAACAGACTTTGAAACGGTTCCACAGCAGCGCCCCATTCGTCTGCCTTGTCGAGTGACCGGCTGCCAGTGCAGGGCTTACCTGTTTGTCCCTTTGAATGGGGCACAGCCCATTCGCTGCAGGTGCAAGCACTTTGCAGATCAACACAGTGCTGCACCTGGCTTTATGTGCAATGCCT GTTCGAAGTGTTCAGGATTCCATAGCTGCTTCACTTGTGCTTGTGGTCAGCCTGCATATGCCCACGACACAGTAGTGGAGACTAAGCAAGAAAGACTGGCTCAAGGAAAACCAGTGGGACGGGATGTTCCTTATGCAGCAATGGGAGGACTGACTGGCTTCAGCTCACTGGCGGAAGGCTACATGCGGTTAGATGACAGTGGAATTG GTGCACCTTCAGCTGAATTTTTAGACTCTCCAGTTACGGCCACGGACCACCCATTTCTAAAAGCATTTCAAGCATCATCTAGTTCTTCTCCAGAAACACTAACAGATG GTACAAGTAGTCAAGTTTCTTCCTTAAAGAGACCTGAAGAGGACGATATGTCTTTCTTTGAAAGACGATACCAGGAAAGG
- the FAM221A gene encoding protein FAM221A isoform X3: protein MERLTLPPGGAAAVDEYLEYRRIVGEDDGGKLFTPEEYEEYKRKVLPMRLQNRLFVSWQSPTGMDCKLVGPETLCFCTHRYKQHQTDFETVPQQRPIRLPCRVTGCQCRAYLFVPLNGAQPIRCRCKHFADQHSAAPGFMCNACSKCSGFHSCFTCACGQPAYAHDTVVETKQERLAQGKPVGRDVPYAAMGGLTGFSSLAEGYMRLDDSGIGAPSAEFLDSPVTATDHPFLKAFQASSSSSPETLTDVGTSSQVSSLKRPEEDDMSFFERRYQERIKKEKAAKRKGKAPLPPNTKPS from the exons ATGGAGCGGCTGACGTTACCTCCCGGCGGCGCGGCGGCTGTGGACGAGTACCTGGAGTACCGGAG AATTGTAGGTGAGGACGATGGAGGGAAACTTTTTACTCCTGAAGAATatgaagaatacaaaagaaaagttttaccTATGCGCTTACAGAACAGATTATTCGTCAGCTGGCAATCACCAACTGGAATGGATTGTAAACTTGTGGGTCCAGAGACACTGTGTTTTTGTACACATAG GTATAAGCAACATCAAACAGACTTTGAAACGGTTCCACAGCAGCGCCCCATTCGTCTGCCTTGTCGAGTGACCGGCTGCCAGTGCAGGGCTTACCTGTTTGTCCCTTTGAATGGGGCACAGCCCATTCGCTGCAGGTGCAAGCACTTTGCAGATCAACACAGTGCTGCACCTGGCTTTATGTGCAATGCCT GTTCGAAGTGTTCAGGATTCCATAGCTGCTTCACTTGTGCTTGTGGTCAGCCTGCATATGCCCACGACACAGTAGTGGAGACTAAGCAAGAAAGACTGGCTCAAGGAAAACCAGTGGGACGGGATGTTCCTTATGCAGCAATGGGAGGACTGACTGGCTTCAGCTCACTGGCGGAAGGCTACATGCGGTTAGATGACAGTGGAATTG GTGCACCTTCAGCTGAATTTTTAGACTCTCCAGTTACGGCCACGGACCACCCATTTCTAAAAGCATTTCAAGCATCATCTAGTTCTTCTCCAGAAACACTAACAGATG tagGTACAAGTAGTCAAGTTTCTTCCTTAAAGAGACCTGAAGAGGACGATATGTCTTTCTTTGAAAGACGATACCAGGAAAGG